In the Pseudomonas sp. DTU_2021_1001937_2_SI_NGA_ILE_001 genome, one interval contains:
- the tkt gene encoding transketolase has translation MPSRRERANAIRALSMDAVQKANSGHPGAPMGMADIAEVLWRDYLKHNPANPAFADRDRFVLSNGHGSMLIYSLLHLTGYDLSIDDLKNFRQLHSRTPGHPEFGYTPGVETTTGPLGQGFANAVGFAIAEKTLAAQFNRPGHEIVNHNTYVFLGDGCMMEGISHEAASLAGTLGLGKLIAFYDDNGISIDGEVEGWFTDDTPKRFESYNWQVIRNVDGHDAEEIKTAIETARKSAQPTLICCKTTIGFGSPNKAGKEESHGAPLGADEIALTRAALKWNHGPFEIPADIYKEWNAKEKGLAAEAEWDQRFAAYSAAFPELANEFIRRMSGQLPADFAEKSAAYVAEVNAKGETIASRKASQNALSAFGPMLPEFLGGSADLAGSNLTIWKGCKSITGEDANGNYLHYGVREFGQGAIMNGIALHGGFVPYGATFLIFMEYARNAVRMASLMKQRVIHVFTHDSIGLGEDGPTHQPVEQLASLRTTPNLDTWRPADAVESAVAWKYAIERADGPSALVFSRQNLPHQSRDAEQLANIARGGYVLRDSEGEPELILIATGSEVALAVQAFEALTAKGRKVRVVSMPSTSVFDAQDAGYKQSVLPLQVGARIAIEAAHADYWYKYVGLEGRVIGMTTFGESAPAAALFEEFGFTLENILGTAEELLED, from the coding sequence ATGCCTAGCCGTCGTGAGCGTGCCAATGCCATTCGTGCCCTGAGCATGGATGCCGTGCAAAAAGCCAACAGCGGCCACCCAGGTGCCCCCATGGGTATGGCGGATATCGCCGAAGTCCTTTGGCGCGATTACCTGAAGCACAACCCGGCCAACCCGGCCTTCGCCGACCGCGACCGCTTCGTGCTGTCCAACGGCCACGGTTCGATGCTCATCTATTCGCTGCTGCACCTGACCGGCTACGACCTGTCCATCGACGACCTGAAGAACTTCCGCCAGCTGCACAGCCGCACTCCGGGTCACCCGGAATTCGGCTACACCCCTGGCGTGGAAACCACCACCGGCCCGCTGGGCCAAGGCTTCGCCAATGCCGTGGGCTTCGCCATCGCCGAGAAAACCCTGGCGGCGCAGTTCAACCGTCCCGGCCATGAAATCGTCAACCACAACACCTACGTGTTCCTCGGTGACGGCTGCATGATGGAAGGCATCTCCCACGAAGCCGCTTCCCTGGCCGGCACCCTGGGCCTGGGCAAGCTCATTGCCTTCTACGACGACAACGGCATCTCCATCGACGGTGAAGTCGAAGGCTGGTTCACCGACGACACGCCGAAGCGTTTCGAGTCGTACAACTGGCAGGTGATCCGCAACGTCGACGGCCATGACGCCGAAGAGATCAAGACCGCCATCGAAACCGCGCGCAAGAGCGCCCAGCCGACCCTGATCTGCTGCAAGACCACCATCGGCTTCGGTTCGCCGAACAAGGCCGGCAAGGAAGAGTCCCACGGCGCGCCACTGGGTGCCGACGAGATCGCCCTTACCCGCGCCGCGCTGAAGTGGAACCACGGCCCGTTCGAAATCCCGGCCGACATCTACAAAGAGTGGAACGCCAAGGAGAAAGGCCTGGCCGCCGAGGCCGAGTGGGACCAGCGTTTCGCCGCCTATTCCGCTGCCTTCCCGGAGCTGGCCAACGAGTTCATCCGCCGCATGAGCGGCCAGCTGCCGGCCGACTTCGCCGAGAAGTCCGCTGCCTACGTGGCCGAAGTCAACGCCAAGGGCGAAACCATCGCCAGCCGCAAGGCCAGCCAGAACGCGCTGAGCGCCTTCGGTCCGATGCTGCCCGAGTTCCTCGGTGGTTCGGCCGACCTGGCCGGTTCCAACCTGACCATCTGGAAAGGCTGCAAGAGCATCACCGGCGAAGACGCCAACGGCAACTACCTGCACTACGGTGTGCGTGAGTTCGGCCAGGGCGCGATCATGAACGGCATCGCCCTGCACGGCGGTTTCGTGCCATACGGCGCGACCTTCCTGATCTTCATGGAATACGCCCGCAACGCCGTGCGCATGGCTTCCCTGATGAAGCAGCGCGTGATCCACGTGTTCACCCACGACTCCATCGGCCTGGGCGAAGACGGCCCGACCCACCAGCCGGTCGAGCAGCTGGCCAGCCTGCGCACCACGCCGAACCTGGACACCTGGCGCCCAGCCGATGCGGTGGAATCCGCCGTGGCCTGGAAGTACGCCATCGAGCGCGCCGACGGCCCTTCGGCCCTGGTGTTCTCGCGCCAGAACCTGCCGCACCAGAGCCGTGACGCCGAACAGCTGGCGAACATCGCCCGTGGTGGCTACGTGCTGCGCGACAGCGAAGGCGAGCCAGAGCTGATCCTGATCGCCACCGGTTCCGAAGTGGCGCTGGCCGTGCAGGCTTTCGAGGCCCTGACCGCCAAAGGCCGCAAGGTGCGTGTGGTGTCGATGCCGAGCACCAGCGTGTTCGACGCCCAGGACGCCGGCTACAAGCAGTCGGTACTGCCGCTGCAGGTCGGTGCGCGTATCGCCATCGAAGCCGCCCATGCCGACTACTGGTACAAGTACGTGGGCCTGGAAGGCCGCGTGATCGGCATGACCACCTTCGGTGAGTCGGCGCCGGCCGCCGCGCTGTTCGAAGAGTTCGGTTTCACCCTGGAGAACATCCTGGGCACCGCCGAAGAGCTGCTCGAAGACTGA
- a CDS encoding metalloregulator ArsR/SmtB family transcription factor, with amino-acid sequence MNLPAPAIRHEPCDDLSALCKAGGDPLRLNVLRALANDSFGVLELAQIFAIGQSGMSHHLKVLAQAGLVATRREGNAIFYRRALPHTGITGGRLHAALLEEADALALPVEVQARIDAVHRQRAAVSQDFFARMAEKFNAQQDLIAGLAQYRESLLALLDKLPFAPGASALEVGPGDGAFLPDLAQRFARVTAIDNSPAMLELARKLCERHALDNVELRLADALGGAEEQVDCVVLNMVLHHFAAPADALGQLAAHLRPGGSLLVTDLCSHDQSWAREACGDLWLGFEQDDLARWAVAAGLVPEQSLYVGLRNGFQIQVRQFQRPSGDTHPRLHSGNP; translated from the coding sequence ATGAACCTACCAGCGCCAGCAATCCGCCATGAGCCGTGCGACGACCTCTCCGCCCTGTGCAAGGCCGGGGGCGACCCGCTGCGCCTGAACGTACTGCGCGCGCTGGCCAACGATTCCTTCGGGGTGCTGGAGCTGGCGCAGATCTTCGCCATCGGCCAGTCGGGCATGAGCCACCACCTCAAGGTGCTGGCCCAGGCCGGCCTGGTGGCCACGCGGCGCGAAGGCAACGCGATTTTCTACCGCCGCGCCCTGCCCCACACCGGCATCACCGGCGGCCGCCTGCATGCGGCGCTGCTCGAAGAGGCCGACGCCCTGGCGCTGCCGGTTGAGGTGCAGGCGCGTATCGACGCCGTCCACCGCCAGCGTGCCGCCGTCAGCCAGGACTTCTTCGCGCGCATGGCCGAGAAGTTCAACGCCCAGCAGGACCTCATCGCCGGCCTGGCGCAGTACCGCGAAAGCCTGCTGGCGCTGCTCGACAAACTGCCCTTCGCACCCGGCGCCAGCGCCCTGGAAGTCGGCCCCGGCGACGGCGCCTTCCTGCCCGACCTGGCGCAGCGCTTCGCCCGGGTGACGGCCATCGACAACAGCCCGGCGATGCTCGAACTGGCGCGCAAGCTGTGCGAGCGCCACGCCCTGGACAACGTCGAACTGCGCCTGGCCGATGCTCTGGGCGGCGCTGAAGAACAGGTCGACTGCGTCGTTCTCAACATGGTGCTTCATCATTTCGCCGCCCCGGCCGATGCGCTTGGACAACTGGCCGCCCACCTGCGCCCCGGTGGCAGCCTGCTGGTGACAGATTTATGCAGCCACGACCAGAGCTGGGCCAGGGAGGCCTGTGGCGACCTCTGGCTGGGCTTCGAACAGGATGACCTGGCCCGTTGGGCCGTCGCTGCGGGGCTGGTCCCCGAACAGAGCCTCTACGTGGGCTTACGCAATGGTTTCCAGATCCAGGTACGCCAATTTCAGCGGCCGTCTGGCGACACTCACCCTCGGTTACATTCAGGAAACCCGTAG
- the metK gene encoding methionine adenosyltransferase, with protein sequence MSEYSIFTSESVSEGHPDKIADQISDAVLDAIIAEDKFARVACETLVKTGVAIIAGEVTTSAWVDLEDIVRNVILDIGYNSSDVGFDGATCGVMNIIGKQSVDIAQGVDRSKPEDQGAGDQGLMFGYASNETDVLMPAPISFSHQLVQRQAEARKSGLLPWLRPDAKSQVTCRYENGKVVGVDAIVLSTQHNPDVSYKDLREGVMELIVKHVIPAHLLHKDTQFHINPTGNFIIGGPVGDCGLTGRKIIVDSYGGMARHGGGAFSGKDPSKVDRSAAYAGRYVAKNIVAAGLADRCEIQVSYAIGVAQPTSISLNTFGTGKLSDDKIIQLVREHFDLRPYAITTMLDLLHPMYKATAAYGHFGRNPYEMTVGDDTFTAFTWEKTDRAAALRAAAGL encoded by the coding sequence ATGAGCGAATACTCAATTTTTACCTCCGAGTCAGTCTCCGAAGGACATCCGGACAAGATCGCCGACCAGATCTCCGATGCGGTGCTGGACGCCATCATCGCCGAAGACAAGTTCGCCCGTGTCGCGTGCGAAACCCTGGTCAAGACCGGTGTGGCGATCATCGCCGGTGAGGTCACCACCTCCGCCTGGGTCGACCTGGAAGACATCGTGCGTAACGTCATCCTCGACATCGGCTACAACAGCTCCGACGTCGGCTTCGACGGCGCCACCTGCGGCGTGATGAACATCATCGGCAAGCAGTCGGTGGACATCGCCCAGGGCGTGGACCGCAGCAAACCTGAGGACCAGGGTGCCGGCGACCAGGGCCTGATGTTCGGCTACGCCAGCAACGAAACCGACGTGCTGATGCCAGCGCCGATCAGCTTCTCCCACCAGCTGGTGCAGCGCCAGGCCGAAGCGCGCAAATCGGGCCTGCTGCCCTGGCTGCGCCCGGACGCCAAGTCGCAGGTCACCTGCCGCTACGAGAACGGCAAGGTGGTGGGCGTGGACGCCATCGTGCTGTCGACCCAGCACAACCCGGACGTTTCCTATAAAGACCTGCGCGAAGGCGTGATGGAGCTGATCGTCAAGCACGTCATCCCGGCGCACCTGCTGCACAAGGACACCCAGTTCCACATCAACCCCACCGGCAACTTCATCATCGGTGGCCCGGTGGGTGACTGCGGCCTGACCGGGCGCAAGATCATCGTCGACAGCTACGGCGGCATGGCCCGCCACGGTGGCGGTGCGTTCTCCGGCAAGGACCCGTCCAAGGTCGACCGCTCCGCCGCCTACGCCGGCCGCTACGTGGCCAAGAACATCGTCGCCGCCGGCCTGGCCGACCGTTGCGAAATCCAGGTGTCCTACGCCATCGGCGTGGCCCAGCCGACTTCGATCTCGCTGAACACCTTCGGCACCGGCAAGCTGTCGGACGACAAGATCATCCAGCTGGTACGCGAGCACTTCGACCTGCGTCCTTACGCGATCACCACCATGCTCGACCTGCTGCATCCGATGTACAAGGCCACCGCCGCGTACGGTCACTTCGGTCGCAACCCGTACGAAATGACTGTCGGCGACGACACCTTCACCGCCTTCACCTGGGAAAAGACCGACCGCGCCGCCGCCCTGCGCGCCGCCGCCGGCCTGTAA